In one Lolium rigidum isolate FL_2022 chromosome 3, APGP_CSIRO_Lrig_0.1, whole genome shotgun sequence genomic region, the following are encoded:
- the LOC124698861 gene encoding allene oxide cyclase, chloroplastic-like: MAAAPSPVSVRTAASGSAGKLPSWAARIGGSGRVGFGGRASVSGAVRKGGAVRASLFSPKPAVAKDARPTKVQELHVYELNERDRESPAYLRLSAKQTQNALGDLVPFTNKVYNGSLDKRIGITAGICILIQHVPERNGDRYEAIYSIYFGDYGHLTVQGPYLTYEESYLAVTGGSGVFEGAYGQVKLNQIVFPFKIFYTFYLKGIPDLPKELLCTPVPPSPTVEPTPAAKATEPHACLNNFTN, encoded by the exons ATGGCAGCCGCCCCCTCCCCTGTCTCCGTCAGGACCGCGGCCTCCGGCTCTGCTGGGAAGCTCCCTTCCTGGGCGGCGCGGATCGGCGGTTCTGGCAGGGTCGGGTTCGGCGGCAGGGCGAGCGTCAGCGGGGCCGTCAGGAAGGGCGGCGCCGTGCGGGCGTCGCTCTTCTCGCCCAAGCCGGCGGTGGCCAAGGACGCAAGGCCGACCAAGGTGCAGGAGCTGCACGTGTACGAGCTCAACGAGCGCGACCGCGAGAGCCCGGCCTACCTCCGCCTCAGCGCCAAGCAGACCCAGAACGCGCTCGGCGACCTCGTCCCCTTCACCAACAAG GTGTACAACGGGAGCCTGGACAAGCGGATCGGGATCACGGCGGGGATCTGCATCCTCATCCAGCACGTGCCGGAGCGCAACGGCGACCGCTACGAGGCCATCTACAGCATCTACTTCGGCGACTACGGCCACCTCACCGTGCAGGGCCCATACCTCACCTACGAGGAGTCCTACCTCGCCGTCACCGGCGGCTCCGGCGTCTTCGAGGGAGCCTACGGACAGGTCAAGCTCAACCAGATCGTATTCCCATTCAAGATCTTCTACACCTTCTACCTCAAGGGCATCCCGGACCTGCCCAAGGAGCTCCTCTGCACGCCCGTGCCGCCGTCACCTACCGTCGAGCCCACGCCGGCGGCCAAGGCCACCGAGCCACACGCGTGCCTCAACAACTTCACCAACTAG